One genomic segment of Spirochaetota bacterium includes these proteins:
- a CDS encoding DUF5615 family PIN-like protein — MTFFLDENIPKDAAALLASRGHETVDIRGTGHEGCDDKTVFGLSKDRECVFLTTDKDFFHTINFEHKPHAGIIVIALKQPDAQRIVSRLQWFLDNCMEMPLHDKCFLLSDDRCTIYS, encoded by the coding sequence GTGACCTTTTTTCTCGATGAGAATATACCGAAGGATGCAGCTGCCCTTCTTGCTTCTCGTGGACATGAAACCGTTGACATCCGCGGCACCGGTCATGAGGGATGCGATGATAAGACCGTATTCGGGCTCTCAAAGGACCGCGAGTGCGTTTTCCTGACCACGGATAAGGATTTTTTTCACACGATCAATTTTGAACATAAACCGCATGCCGGCATTATCGTCATCGCACTTAAACAGCCTGACGCGCAACGGATCGTATCCCGGCTGCAGTGGTTCCTCGACAATTGCATGGAAATGCCGCTGCATGACAAGTGCTTTCTTCTTTCCGATGACCGCTGCACCATATATTCCTAA